Sequence from the Chloroflexota bacterium genome:
CATGGGCCGTATTGTCACGTCTTTCGCCATGTGCTCAACCTCGTGCCGGGCGATGTGGCCACTGCTTGCTTTAAGGTTACCGACGCTGCTCACGTCGCGGAAAAAGGAGCGGTGATCGGCGCGCTGAACCGCGCAAACGGGCGATTTGAGATTGATCACCTCCGCGTACAAGAACTGTGTCGACGACTGGACGTTATCCCTCCCGAATGCGTGAACTGCTTCAATCGCTACCACTGCGCCAGGGCATGCCCTGACCGATGCCCTCTTGACGACAAGGCCCACGGCTTCAGTCATTCATCGGAGCCAGGCTTTCGCTGCCGGGTGCAGAAGGCGCTAACTTACGTGACCCTGAGGGAAACTGCCGAGGGCCTGTGGTCCGCGGCGATGGAAAAGACGGAAGGAAATAGAGAGAATGTCCATGGAACAACAATTCTTTGACCAGTTCTTTCGCTCGGCCCCGTCTGATATTGATGTGGAGGCAATCCGGCAGGAATGGCTAGCCCTCAAACCGTCGTATCAAATCAACGACCGCCGGTTGCCTTTGCCGGTGTGGGCCAGGCGAGGTTTCACCGAAAATGGAAGGCAAGCCTGGGCGATACTTGGCCGGGACGTAAGCCGCATCGACCTTGCACGGCCATTTTGTATTTACATCCACATCCCATTTTGCGTGAGCAAGTGCAGCTTTTGTGATTGTTACTCTTTCAAGTTAGGCCAGCATCAGGCAAGGCATGTCGAGGCGTACATAGCCCTGCTGAATCAGGAGATGCGCTTGTGGAGTCACTTGGGCACTCTGGCGCACCGGTCAGTGTCCACAGTCCACTTGGGAGGGGGCACACCCACGTTCTTAGGGGAAGATTCATTCAGTTGCCTGATGCACAGTTGTTGTGAGCATTTTTGCACAGGACCACAGACGGAGTGGGCACTCGAGTCCACCACATCTGAGCTCACCGACAGCATGTTTGCTTTGCTTGAGAAATTGGGTTTCACCCGACTTCACATTGGCGTGCAAAGCCTCGAGGACAACGTTCGCCAGCTTATCAATCGGCGAGAGCCAGCGGTCATCGTACTGGAGAAAATTTCCAGGGCGGTGGCTATGGGCTGGGTCGTCAGCGTGGACCTGATCTATGGCCTGCCTGAACAATCTCTAGAAGGTTTGTTGAACGATATTCAATCCCTGGTGGCGGCCGAGGTGGATGGCTTTTCACTGTACGAGCTGCAATTGTCCTCGCACAACCGCCAGTTTGCCCAGCGGCACGGCCTGGTAGATCGGGAACGCCCGGCCAATTACTTGCTGTTTCAAGCGGCCTCGCGCCGGCTCGATTCCCTGGGCTACAAGAAAATTGCGTTCAACCATTTTGCCCGCGAGAGAGACACGGACCTGTATTTTACTTTCCCCCAGCGTGGAGAAGACTGCTTGGCTTTAGGAACCATCGCCGACGGCGTGTTTGGTGATTACCACTACCGTCACCCGGAATACAAATTCTACTGCCAGAGCGTCAATGAGACCTTTCCTGGTCTACAGGGGGGACTGCGAAGGAACACACCGGAGAATCGTCTACAC
This genomic interval carries:
- a CDS encoding radical SAM protein — encoded protein: MSMEQQFFDQFFRSAPSDIDVEAIRQEWLALKPSYQINDRRLPLPVWARRGFTENGRQAWAILGRDVSRIDLARPFCIYIHIPFCVSKCSFCDCYSFKLGQHQARHVEAYIALLNQEMRLWSHLGTLAHRSVSTVHLGGGTPTFLGEDSFSCLMHSCCEHFCTGPQTEWALESTTSELTDSMFALLEKLGFTRLHIGVQSLEDNVRQLINRREPAVIVLEKISRAVAMGWVVSVDLIYGLPEQSLEGLLNDIQSLVAAEVDGFSLYELQLSSHNRQFAQRHGLVDRERPANYLLFQAASRRLDSLGYKKIAFNHFARERDTDLYFTFPQRGEDCLALGTIADGVFGDYHYRHPEYKFYCQSVNETFPGLQGGLRRNTPENRLHPLEVDLMSASLHPDLFADLLGKDYAAELFHRWRESALIGNDPGGGCLRLTANGSWFISKMMAQLSDNQAVYPWFAQI